One genomic segment of Oncorhynchus kisutch isolate 150728-3 linkage group LG15, Okis_V2, whole genome shotgun sequence includes these proteins:
- the LOC109905824 gene encoding CUE domain-containing protein 1, translating to MTSLFRRSSNNGGSRGGGGGGGGSGGSTPGDLNNSRPNRQVRRLEFNQAMEDFKIMFPTMDYEVIECVLRSNNGAVDATIDQLLQMSIDGEGSDDSSDSDDSIPPEVLERTLEPDSSDEEPPPVYSPPTYDMHIYDRKYPEAPPTPPPRFEAQPPPGHRQVRSFRNWNPPLLGNLPDDFLRILPQQLDSIQGSQSSLSQPSSSSSSLSSIAQQTAQGGISRPGAGGALGAPGGPGGAEGVEGAGTEQERKLKQYLDDERIALFLQNEEFMRELQRNREFLVALERDRLKYESKKSNHSSTHMESSTAGEHCASGSMEACTAVSDDAMFRDKLKHMGKSTRKKLFEIARSFSDKTKRRKLKRRTLLKHQSLGIANSTANLLEDVEGSPEDGQPRRSDTQEDDVPHKELLS from the exons ATGACCAGCCTGTTCAGGCGCAGCAGCAATAATGGAGGCtccaggggaggtggaggaggagggggaggcagtGGTGGTTCCACCCCAGGAGATCTCAACAACAGCCGGCCTAACCGACAAGTCCGGCGCCTGGAGTTCAACCAGGCCATGGAGGACTTCAAGATCATGTTCCCCACCATGGATTACGAGGTCATCGAGTGCGTCCTGCGTTCCAACAACGGAGCGGTGGACGCCACCATCGACCAGCTCCTCCAGATGAGTATCGACGGAGAGGGATCAGATGACAGCTCTGACTCCGATGACAGCATCCCACCAGAG GTTCTGGAGAGGACATTAGAACCAGACAGTTCTGACGAGGAACCGCCTCCTGTCTACTCACCGCCCACTTATGACATGCACATCTATGACAGGAAGTACCCAGAGGCCCCGCCCACTCCTCCACCAAG GTTCGAGGCTCAGCCACCTCCAGGTCACCGGCAGGTCCGCAGCTTCAGGAACTGGAATCCGCCATTGCTTGGAAACCTTCCAGATGATTTTCTGCGGATCCTGCCACAGCAACTGGACAGTATACAG gGCTCACAGAGCAGTCTGTCCCagccttcttcctcctcctcctctctgtcctccatcgCCCAGCAGACGGCCCAGGGAGGTATCTCCAGGCCAGGGGCTGGTGGAGCCCTAGGGGCCCCTGGAGGGCCAGGCGGTGCCGAGGGTGTGGAGGGGGCAGGCACGGAGCAAGAGCGTAAACTGAAACAGTACCTGGATGATGAGCGCATCGCCCTGTTCCTCCAGAACGAGGAGTTCATGAGGGAGCTGCAGCGCAACCGCGAGTTCCTGGTCGCCCTAGAGAGag ATCGCTTGAAGTATGAATCAAAGAAGTCCAATCATTCATCCACTCACATGGAGAGTTCCACAGCAG GAGAGCACTGTGCGTCAGGGTCAATGGAGGCTTGTACTGCTGTGTCAGATGACGCCATGTTTAGAGACAAACTCAAACACATGGGCAAAT CAACAAGAAAGAAGCTGTTTGAAATCGCCAGATCATTCTCTGACAAGACAAAGCGAAGAAAGTTAAAAAGAAGAACGCTCCTGAAGCACCAGTC ACTGGGCATAGCCAACTCTACAGCCAACCTcctggaggatgtggagggaagCCCAGAAGATGGCCAGCCCAGAAGATCAGACACTCAAGAAGATGATGTGCCACACAAGGAGCTGTTGTCATG A